One window of the Chlorogloeopsis sp. ULAP01 genome contains the following:
- a CDS encoding DUF6527 family protein: MFFRGVIRQLLIWLRFIRQPDLSARIVPTHPAPENIKPGEILVVGDAEYQKWACFRCPGGCGESILLSLNQKQHPCWAIAIDSLGRPTLNPSVRQLNECYCHFWVRQGIVEWCADSGQE; encoded by the coding sequence ATGTTTTTTCGTGGTGTAATCAGACAACTATTAATCTGGCTGCGTTTTATTCGTCAGCCAGACTTATCAGCACGGATAGTTCCAACACATCCTGCACCTGAGAATATAAAACCAGGGGAAATTTTAGTTGTTGGCGATGCTGAATATCAAAAATGGGCTTGTTTTCGTTGTCCTGGAGGATGTGGAGAAAGTATTTTGCTGTCCTTAAATCAAAAGCAGCATCCTTGCTGGGCGATCGCCATTGATTCGTTGGGGCGACCAACACTTAATCCTTCTGTTAGGCAGCTTAACGAATGCTACTGCCACTTTTGGGTACGTCAGGGAATTGTTGAATGGTGTGCTGATTCGGGGCAGGAATGA